The genomic window TCCATTCCAGTCATCTCAACAGCACCACTGTTGCGATGACCAATGGAGACCGCCCTGTGTATGGCGGCCCAAAGCAGGACAGCGGACGCGATTCTCGCGCGGCTGGCGACCGCGTCGCACGGCGTGGTCACGCGGCGCGGCCTGCTGGCCGCCGGCATCGCGCGGCATGACATCGCGCGCCGGCTGCGCACCGGGACGCTGATCCTCGAGTACCCCGGTGTCTACAGGGTGGGCCATCGCGCGCCGAGCACCGAGGCCGCCTACCTCGCGGCGGTGGTGGCCTGCGGCGACCGCTCCCTGCTGAGCGGGCTGGCCGCCGGGCACCTTGTCCGCATCGTCAGGGCAGCTCCCCCGCTACCCGAGGTCACGGTTCCCACCGAGCGGCGGGTCGAGGGGATCCGAACCGTGCGCTCACGCCTCATCCACCGGCGCGACGCGATGGTGTTCAGGGGCGTCCCGGTGACGACGGTCGCCCGCGCGCTGGTGGACATCGCTGCCCGGCTGCCGGAGGACGACCTGGCCCGCGCGTACCACGAAGGGCAGGTCAAGCACGGCATCCGCCCGCGCCACGTCGAGGCCGTCCTGGAGCGGCGGCCGGCCAGCTCCGGGGCCGGCAACCTGCGCCGCGTGATGCGAGGCGACGTGAGGCTCACCCTCAGCGCCCTCGAGCGCCGCTTCCTCCGCCTCCTTCGTGAGGCGGACCTCCCGCTCCCGTGGACCAACAGGCGCGTGGACGAGCACTACGTGGACTGCCGCTGGCCCGATCACAAGCTGACCGTCGAGCTGGACTCCTACCGGTTCCACCAGAGCCGCTATGCGTGGGAGCAGGACCGCCGCCGCGAACGCGAGGCCCGCGCGCGCGGGGACGACTTCCGCCGCTACACCTGGGGCGACGTCTTCGAGCGCCCCCGGCCGATGCTGGCCGAGCTCCACGCCTTCTTCGGGGCGTGAATGCCCATCGAGCTCGCCTGTCGTCCTGCCCTGGGCGGTGCATGGCAGCCCAGAGCAGGACGCCGCCCCAAGCTCTGCTCGTGCGGCTGAACGGGAACAATCCCCTCGTGGACGAGATCCCCGACTTCGCGACGGTGGCGGCGCGGCGCTCGCCGGGGCTCGACGACCTCGCCCTGGCCATGGCCGCCGAGCTGCGGCCCGTGGACGCCGCGACCGCGCTCATGGAGCTCGACCGCCTCGGGGCGGAGCTGGCGCAGGTGGCCGGGGGCGGCCCCGAGGAGCAGGCCGAGGCGTGCCGCGAGGTGCTCGGGGCCCAGAACGGGTTCGCCGGCGACCGCGAGCGCTACGACGCGCCCGAGAACTCGATGCTCGACGTCGTGCTGGAGCGGCGCACGGGCCTGCCGATCCTGCTCTCGATCGTCTATGTCGAGAGCGCCCGCCGGGCGGGCGTGGCGCTCGCCGGCGTGGGGCTGCCCGGCCACTACGTGGTGGGACAGTTCGAGGCGGACCCGCCGTTGCTGCTGGACCCGTTCGCCGGCGGGGCGCGCCTGGAGCAGCCGATGGAGAGCTCGCCGCACGTGCGCCCCTGGGGCCCGCACGAGACCGCCCTGCGGATGCTGAACAACGTCCTGGCGAGCTACACGCGCCGCGGCGACCTCGGCCGCGCAATCCGCGCGGCGGAGCTGCGGTTGGCGCTGCCACTGGCCGATAGCGGGCGCAGTGCCCTCACCGCCGAGCTCACCGCCCTGCGGGCGCGACTGAACTGACCCGCGACTACTAGCCTGCGTTGACGATGGACCGCGACCGCCACCAGCCGGAGACCTACGACGAGGAGCTGCTCGAGCCGGAGGCCATCGAGCACGAGGGCGACTCGGCGCGGCTCGGGCGGATGGAGGCCGAGCTCACCTTCGGCTTCCGTGCCCTGGCCGGCGTGGAGTGCGGGGTATCGGTGTTCGGCTCGGCCCGCACGCCGGCCGGCCACCCGGAGTACGAGCTGGCCCGGCACACGGCCGGGCTGCTGGGCGAGGCCGGGTTCACCGTGATCACCGGCGGCGGGCCGGGCATCATGGAAGCCGCCAACCGCGGCGCGCGGGAGGCAGGCGCCACGTCGGTGGGGCTGAGCATCGACCTGCCGTTCGAGGCGGGGCTCAACCGCTACGTCGACATCCCGCTCGAGTTCCACTACTTCTTCACCCGCAAGGTCATGTTCGTGCGCTACGCGGGCGCCTTCGTGGTCTTCCCGGGCGGCTACGGCACCTTCGACGAGGTGTTCGAGGCGCTCACGCTCATCCAGACCCGCAAGATCCGCCACTTCCCGGTGATCCTGGTGGGCTCGGACTACTGGGGCGGGCTGGTGGACTGGCTGCGAGAGCGCGCGCTCGGCGAGGGCAAGATCCTGCCGGAGGACTTCTCGCTGCTGAGCGTGACGGACGATCCCGACGAGGTCGTCCGCCTGGCGCTGCCGGCGCTGGAGCACCGGCGGCGCGCAGCGTAGCGGCGCAGCGGCGTCGCTCTACTCCGGGTCGACTCGCCGCCGCCTGCGCTTCTTCTCCCCGGAGCGGCGCTTCTGCTCCAGCCGGCGCTCGCGCGACGCCCGGCTGGGCCGGGTGGCCCGGCGGCGCCTGCGCACCTCCAGCGCCCCGGCTATCCGCTCGCGCAGCCGCTCGAGCGCCAGCTCCCGGTTGCGCGCCTGGCTGCGGGTGTCCTGCGCGAACGCCGCCGGGCGCGGGCCCAGGCGGGCGGCAACGCGCCGCTTCTGCTCCTCGGACAGCGCCCGGGAGGCGAACACGTCGAAGCGCGCCTCCACACGGGAGGCGGTGACGTTCGCGTGCTGGCCTCCGGGGCCGGAGGAGCGCGAGGCGCGCAGCTCCACCTCGGCGAGGGGGATCGCCACGCCGCGGGCCACGGGCATCGGGTCATCCATCGGGGGGATTCTTGCGGGATCGTCGCGCTGAGGCCGGGGCTCGGGCTACCCTGTCGGCGTGAGGGACACCGGCAGGGGAACCCTGCGGGTTCTCGGGGGGAAGGGAATCGCCGCGAGGGTCGCGGCGCTCGCCTTGGCGCTCGTGCCCGCGCTCGCGTCACCGGCGGCTGCCGCCGTCGAGCATGTGCGCGTGGCCCAGTCGCAGCCGCTGATCTGCCAGATCTTCCCGTTCCTCTGCCCGCCCGAGGAGCCGCCGCCCGGGCAGCCGCCGCCCGAAGAGCCTCCGCCGTCGCAGCCGCCGCCCGTCCCACCGCCCGCGCCGGCGCCGCCCGGCCAGCCGGCTCCCGCTCCGCCGCCGGAACAGCCTCCGCCGCCACCGCCCCCGCCGCCGGCACAGCCCGCGGCGCTCGGGCCGCCGCCCGTCACCTTCCGCGGGCCCGAGGGGCGCGGCGTGCTCGACAAGGGCTGGGGCTACCGCGCCGACTCGCGCAACCGCGGGCTGCGCGGGCGCTGGTATCGCCGCATGCCTCGCACCAAGCGGGTCACGCTGCCGTACTCGCCCAACGCCTGGCCGGTCAGCGGCCGCCGCGGCGCGCGCAACTTCGACGGCAGCGTGGGCTGGTACGAGCGCGAGCTCGACATCCCTTCGGACGGCCGCTACGCCATCCGCTTCGAGTCGGTGCATCACAAGGCCATGGTCTGGATCGACGGCCGGCGCGTGGCGCGCCACAACGGCGCCTACATGCCGTGGGAGGTGCGCCGGCGGCTGACGGCCGGCAAGCACACGCTCGTGGTGCGCGCCGACTGGCGCAACCCGACGCAGATGAAGCGCGACGGCTACCACCGCGCCCACTTCAACTACGGCGGCATCAACCGCGAGGTCACTCTCCGCAAGCTCGCCGACAGCGAGCTCGAGGCGCCCACCGTCACCACGAACCTCACCACCTCCAATGGCGTGCCGGTGGCGCTCGTCGACGTCACCGTGCGCGTGCGCAACCACGCGGGCGTGGCTCGCTCGATCCCGGTCGCGGGCGTGTTCGAGCGCGACGGCCAGCGGGTGGAGTTCGAGCTTCCGGCCATCCAGCTCGACCCCGGCCGCTCCGGCATCGCGAAGGCCACGGTCACCGTGTTCGAGCCGGCGCTGTGGTCTCCCGGGCACGGCAACCTCTACGACATGCGCCTGCGCGTGCCCGGCGAGTCGGGCTACCGGGCGCGGATCGGGCTGCGCCAGCTCGAGAACCGCGACGGCCAGCCGCACGTGAACGGGCAGCGGATCTTCCTGCGGGGCGCCTCCATCCACGAGCTCGCCCCCCGCCGCGGCGACGCCCTGCGCGCCCGCGACATGAACCGCATCGTGGACCAGCTCCAGTCCATCGGCGCCAACGCCACGCGCGCGCAGCACCCGCTCAACCCGGCGCTGCTCGAGCGGCTCGACCGTGCGGGGATCTTCGTCTGGATGGGCGTGGGCCCGTTCGACTCGCCGGGCAGCTGGACGTCCACCACCCGCCGGGAGCGCCAGCGCGCGTTCGATCGGGTGATGACCACGATGCGTCACGAGCAGACGCACCCGTCGATCTTCGCCTGGAACCTCGGCAACGAGGTGGCCTACAACGGAAAGCGGGGGCAGGCGGGCTACGTCGATCGCGCCGCCCGCACGCTGCACCGCAGGGACCCGGGCCGCTTCACCGCACTCGACATCTGGAGCAAGCGCTATCCGGCGAGGCCGGGCCGGATGTATCGCAGCATCGACGCCGTCGGGGCCACGAACTACATCGGCTGGTACGAGGCCACGCACGCGGACGAGCAGCGCACCGCCGATATCCTCCGCGGCCGCCTCGAGGACATGCGCCGGCTGTTCCCCGGCAAGATGCTGATGGCCACGGAGTTCGGGGCCGACGGCAACAGCCGCAACCCCACCTACCGCCACGGCGGCTACCAGTACCAGGCCAGGCTGCTGGCCACGCACCTGCGCACGTACCGCTCGATGCCGGACGTGAGCGGCGCGCTCATCTGGAACCTCACCGACTTCCCGCTGGCGCCCAACTACCGCGGTGGCTCGATCGCATCGAAGGTGCCGAGCCTGCGCGTGCGTGCCGGGCTCAACACCAAGGGGCTGTTCGACCGCCGCGGCCGCGCCAAGCCGTCGGTGGACGTGGTGCGCGAGGAGTTCACCGCCAGCGCCCGCGTCCGCGGGTACTAGCCCGCCCGCCCGCCCGGGACAGCTAGCCTGCGGCCGCGATGCGGGTCGCCGTCGTGGGGCACATCGAATGGGTGGAGTTCGCGCGCGTGCCGCGTGTGCCGCTCGCAGGGGAGATCACCCACGCCTCTGACGGCTGGGAGGTGCCCGCGGGCGGGGGCGCTGTGTCTGCCGTGCAGCTGGCCCGGCTGGCGGGGGAGTCGCTGCTCATCACCGCGGTGGGTGACGACGAGCGGGGCCGCGCCTCGGTGGCGCGGCTGGAGGAGCTGGGCGTGCGGGTGGCGGCCACCGTGCGGGCCGACGAGCCCACCCGGCGGGCGTTCACGTTCACCGACGACGACGGCGAGCGCACGATCACCGTGATCGGCGACAAGCTGCGCCCGCGCCGGGACGAGGCCCTGCCCTGGGACGAGCTCGCGTCGATGGACGCGGTCTTCTTCATCGCGGGCGACCCGGACGCCGTGCGCGCGGCGCGCGCGGCGCGCGTGCTCACCGCCACGCCCCGTGAGCTGCCCACGCTCGCCGCCGCCGGCGTGGCGCTGGACGCGCTGGTGGGCAGCGCCCGCGACGAGGGCGAGCGCTACCAGGACGGGGACCTCACGCCGCCGCCGCGGCTGATCGTGCGCACCGCCGGCGCGCAGGGCGGCAGCTGGGAGAGCGGAGACGCCAGAGGCACGTTCGGCGCGGTGGACCCGCCGGGGTCGATCGTCGACACCTATGGCGCGGGGGACAGCTTCGCCGGCGGCCTCACCTACGGGCTCGGCGCCGGCATGCCGCTGGACGAGGCGCTCAGCCTGGGCGCGGCCTGCGGCGCCACCTCGCTCACCGGGCGCGGGCCGTACGAGCGGCAGCTGCGGCTTCGCGACTGACGATCTCCACCGCCTCCTCGATCCGGTCGCGGTGGGTGCGGTGGCTCAGCACGCTGATGCGCAGCCAGTAGCTGCGGTCGATCACCGTGCTGGAGATGAAGACGCGCCGCGACGCGTTGATGCGCTCGAGCAGCGCGCGGTTGTCGTCGTCGCTGCTGTCGCGCAGGCGGAATGCGACGGTGGACAGCGGCGGCTCCCAGGGCAGCTCGAGCTGCTCGTGCTCGCTCAGGCGGTCGTGGGCGAGCCGCGCCAGGTCGAGCTTCTCGTCGAGCGCGCGGCGGAACGCGCCCACGCCGTGCAGCTGCAGCGGCAGCCACACGCGCAGGCCGCGGTTGGCGCGCGACAGCTCGGGCGAGTGGTCCGCGAAGTCCGGCAGCTCGCCGCTCGCGATGTCCTGGAGGTAGCCCGCGCCCAGCGTGTGGGCGCGCCTCAGCGCCCGGGCGTCGCGCACGATCAGGCAGCCGGTGCCGTACGGGATGAACATGCCCTTGTGGGGGTCGAGCGTGATCGAGTCGGCGCGCTCGATCCCGGCGAGGCGCTCGCGGCCGCGCTCGGTGAGGCGGAAGAAGCCGCCGTAGGCGGCGTCGGCGTGGAGCCACACGCCCTCGCGCTCGGCTAGGTCGGCAAGCTCGGGGATGGGGTCGATTGCGCCGGTGTTCGTGGTGCCCGCGCTGGCCACGATCAGGCACGGGCGGCGGCCGGCGGCGCGGTCCTCCGCGATCGCGTGCTCCAGTGCGGCGGGATCCATGCGCAGCTCTGAGTCGCAGGCCACTTCGCTCACGGCATCGGCGGGGAAGCCGGCGATGAGCGCTGCCTTCGCCAACGAGTGGTGCGCCTGCTCCGACACGTAGATGGTGCCGCCGGAGAAGTCCTCTCCCAGCGTGGCCCGGGCGCTCACGACCGCCGACAGGTTGGCCATCGAGCCGCCGCTGGTGAGCACGCCGAACGCGCCCTCGGGATAGCCGAACAGCTCGCACAGCCAGTCCACCACGCCGGCCTCGATGGCGGCCATGGCGGGCGCCACCCGGCCCATGGTCACGTAGCGGTTCACGCCGCCGGCGAGCAGGTCGCCGAGCGCAGACGTGAACAACCCGCCTCCGGGGATGTATGCCAGGTAGCCGGGGCCCGCCGTGTCGATGGCCTTGGCCGCCGCGTGCTCCACCGTGGCCAGGGTGTCCGCGAGCGGCTCGCCGTCCTCGGGCGGGCGGGCTGCGCGCAGCTCGCGGGCGAGCTCGTCCGCACCTTCCAGGTCCGCGCTCGGAGCGTCCGGCAGGCGCTCGACGAAGCGCGCAAGCAGCTCGGCGACGGCCGCCGCCATCTCCCTCATCTCCGCCGGGCCGGGCTCGAGCGGATAGGGGGTCAGGTCTGACCCCTACGCAATGCAAGACCTGACCCCCTAGGCGACATTGCCGCCCTCGGGCTCGAGCGGCAGCCCGCTGCGCTCCCAGGCCAGCAGCCCGCCGGCCATGTTCTGCGCCGGCAGCCCCGCCGCCCGGAAGGCCTCGGCCGCCATGGCCGAGCGCGCGCCCACGCGGCAGTAGAAGACCACGGGTCCCTCGAGCTCCGCGGCCGCCTCGTTCAGGCGCTCGAGCGGCACATGACGATCGCCCTCGATGTGGCCGGCCTCGTGCTCGTAGGGCTCGCGCACGTCAACGAGCGTCACCTCGTCGCGCCGGGCGAGCTCGGCCACCTGCTGCGGGCTGAGGTCGTGCTCCATGTGGCCGAGGCTAGTGCACGCATCCGCAAGTTCCGGCGGAACCTTCCGGACACGCGTACTGGCCGGTGGATGCGGCTGTCTGCCCCCGAACGTCCCGCGGGCCCACCGCAGCAGCGCTGGGGTAGGCTCGCGAACGTGAAGGGAGCCCGCTGCCTGCTCGCCGCCGCGCTCGCGGCGGTCGTGTTCGCCGCGCTGCCGGCTGCCGCCGAGGCTGCCCATGCGCGCAGCTGCGGGAGCATCTACAACGTGGTGGGCAAGCGCGACTACAAGGTGTTCTCCACCGGGGTGGCGTGCCGCTCGGCCAAGCGCTGGTCGCGCACCTACCTACGCAGGCGGCGTTCCCCGCGCGGCTATCGCTGCTCCCGGATCAGGCAGCGCGGCGTGAAGGCGGTGTTCTTCTGCAGAGGCACTCGAAGCCGGTCGTTCTACGCCGAGCGACGCTAGCCCTCGCGGCCTGCGCGGCGGTGGCGCCGGCGGGCGCGCCCGCGCACCCCGGGCACGGCCCGACGCAGGTCACGATCGGCAGCCACGCCTTCCAGCCCCAGCGGGTGGAGGTGGTAACCGGGGACACCGTCCTGTGGTTCTGGGACGGGCCGGACACGAATCACTCCGTGACGGCCGCGCCCGGGCAGGCCGAGAGCTTCGACTCCGATCCCGGCCGCACGCCCTCCCACCCCGTGAACGACGGCTTCGCACATCGCTTCACGGAGCCGGGCACCTTCAGCTACGTCTGCAAGGTGCACTCGTTCATGCGCGGGACGGTGGTGGCCACCGGCGAGCCGGTGTCCGACGACGTGGAGGCGCCCGTCATCTCCTCGCTGCGCGCGCGGCCGTCGCGGGTATGCCGGCGGCGCTCCCGCCGCTGCCGCGCCACGAGCACTCGGATCAGCTTCCGGCTGAGCGAGGCCGCGAGCGTGCGCGGGCGAGTGGTGGGCCGCGGGGCGCGCACGGTGCGGCGGCTGCGGGTCGAGGGCCGCAGCGGCTCGAACTCGGTCCGGATCCGCGGCCGCGGCCTGCGCCGCGGCCTCTACACGGTCGTGCTCGTGGCCTCCGACGAGGCCGGCAACGCATCCTCGGAGGCACGCGTCCGCCTGCGGGTGCTGTGAGGCGCGCTGCGCTCATCGGCGCGCTCGCCGCGGCGCTGCTCGCCTCGGCCGCCCCGCCGGCTGCCGCGGACAGCTGGCGCGAGCGCGTGGCCTCCGCGCGCGACTTCGCGGAAGACCGCCGCGGCCGCGTGGCGTTCGCGTTCGTGGACGAGCGCGGCCGGCTGCGCGGCGGGCTGGACACGCGCGAGCGCTTCCACTCGGCCAGCCTGGTGAAGGCCATGCTGCTCGTGGCCTACCTGGACCGCGGCTCGGTACGCGGCCGGGCGCTGTCGGAGGGGGAGGAGGAACTGCTCGGCGAGATGACCCGCCGCTCGGGCAACCGCGCCGCCACGCGCGTGCGCAGCGTGGTGACCAACGCCGGGCTGCGCCGTGTCGCGCGCCGCGCCCGCATGCGCGACTTCGCCACGGCGGGCAGCTGGGGCAGCTCGATCGTCACCGCGGCGGACCAGGCGCGCTTCTTCTTCCGCGTGGA from Thermoleophilaceae bacterium includes these protein-coding regions:
- a CDS encoding transglutaminase-like domain-containing protein, with translation MAAQSRTPPQALLVRLNGNNPLVDEIPDFATVAARRSPGLDDLALAMAAELRPVDAATALMELDRLGAELAQVAGGGPEEQAEACREVLGAQNGFAGDRERYDAPENSMLDVVLERRTGLPILLSIVYVESARRAGVALAGVGLPGHYVVGQFEADPPLLLDPFAGGARLEQPMESSPHVRPWGPHETALRMLNNVLASYTRRGDLGRAIRAAELRLALPLADSGRSALTAELTALRARLN
- a CDS encoding TIGR00730 family Rossman fold protein, with amino-acid sequence MDRDRHQPETYDEELLEPEAIEHEGDSARLGRMEAELTFGFRALAGVECGVSVFGSARTPAGHPEYELARHTAGLLGEAGFTVITGGGPGIMEAANRGAREAGATSVGLSIDLPFEAGLNRYVDIPLEFHYFFTRKVMFVRYAGAFVVFPGGYGTFDEVFEALTLIQTRKIRHFPVILVGSDYWGGLVDWLRERALGEGKILPEDFSLLSVTDDPDEVVRLALPALEHRRRAA
- the arfB gene encoding alternative ribosome rescue aminoacyl-tRNA hydrolase ArfB encodes the protein MDDPMPVARGVAIPLAEVELRASRSSGPGGQHANVTASRVEARFDVFASRALSEEQKRRVAARLGPRPAAFAQDTRSQARNRELALERLRERIAGALEVRRRRRATRPSRASRERRLEQKRRSGEKKRRRRRVDPE
- a CDS encoding glycoside hydrolase family 2 TIM barrel-domain containing protein, translated to MRDTGRGTLRVLGGKGIAARVAALALALVPALASPAAAAVEHVRVAQSQPLICQIFPFLCPPEEPPPGQPPPEEPPPSQPPPVPPPAPAPPGQPAPAPPPEQPPPPPPPPPAQPAALGPPPVTFRGPEGRGVLDKGWGYRADSRNRGLRGRWYRRMPRTKRVTLPYSPNAWPVSGRRGARNFDGSVGWYERELDIPSDGRYAIRFESVHHKAMVWIDGRRVARHNGAYMPWEVRRRLTAGKHTLVVRADWRNPTQMKRDGYHRAHFNYGGINREVTLRKLADSELEAPTVTTNLTTSNGVPVALVDVTVRVRNHAGVARSIPVAGVFERDGQRVEFELPAIQLDPGRSGIAKATVTVFEPALWSPGHGNLYDMRLRVPGESGYRARIGLRQLENRDGQPHVNGQRIFLRGASIHELAPRRGDALRARDMNRIVDQLQSIGANATRAQHPLNPALLERLDRAGIFVWMGVGPFDSPGSWTSTTRRERQRAFDRVMTTMRHEQTHPSIFAWNLGNEVAYNGKRGQAGYVDRAARTLHRRDPGRFTALDIWSKRYPARPGRMYRSIDAVGATNYIGWYEATHADEQRTADILRGRLEDMRRLFPGKMLMATEFGADGNSRNPTYRHGGYQYQARLLATHLRTYRSMPDVSGALIWNLTDFPLAPNYRGGSIASKVPSLRVRAGLNTKGLFDRRGRAKPSVDVVREEFTASARVRGY
- a CDS encoding PfkB family carbohydrate kinase, which encodes MRVAVVGHIEWVEFARVPRVPLAGEITHASDGWEVPAGGGAVSAVQLARLAGESLLITAVGDDERGRASVARLEELGVRVAATVRADEPTRRAFTFTDDDGERTITVIGDKLRPRRDEALPWDELASMDAVFFIAGDPDAVRAARAARVLTATPRELPTLAAAGVALDALVGSARDEGERYQDGDLTPPPRLIVRTAGAQGGSWESGDARGTFGAVDPPGSIVDTYGAGDSFAGGLTYGLGAGMPLDEALSLGAACGATSLTGRGPYERQLRLRD
- a CDS encoding aminotransferase class V-fold PLP-dependent enzyme; the encoded protein is MAAAVAELLARFVERLPDAPSADLEGADELARELRAARPPEDGEPLADTLATVEHAAAKAIDTAGPGYLAYIPGGGLFTSALGDLLAGGVNRYVTMGRVAPAMAAIEAGVVDWLCELFGYPEGAFGVLTSGGSMANLSAVVSARATLGEDFSGGTIYVSEQAHHSLAKAALIAGFPADAVSEVACDSELRMDPAALEHAIAEDRAAGRRPCLIVASAGTTNTGAIDPIPELADLAEREGVWLHADAAYGGFFRLTERGRERLAGIERADSITLDPHKGMFIPYGTGCLIVRDARALRRAHTLGAGYLQDIASGELPDFADHSPELSRANRGLRVWLPLQLHGVGAFRRALDEKLDLARLAHDRLSEHEQLELPWEPPLSTVAFRLRDSSDDDNRALLERINASRRVFISSTVIDRSYWLRISVLSHRTHRDRIEEAVEIVSREAAAAARTARAR
- a CDS encoding rhodanese-like domain-containing protein is translated as MEHDLSPQQVAELARRDEVTLVDVREPYEHEAGHIEGDRHVPLERLNEAAAELEGPVVFYCRVGARSAMAAEAFRAAGLPAQNMAGGLLAWERSGLPLEPEGGNVA
- a CDS encoding plastocyanin/azurin family copper-binding protein yields the protein MAPAGAPAHPGHGPTQVTIGSHAFQPQRVEVVTGDTVLWFWDGPDTNHSVTAAPGQAESFDSDPGRTPSHPVNDGFAHRFTEPGTFSYVCKVHSFMRGTVVATGEPVSDDVEAPVISSLRARPSRVCRRRSRRCRATSTRISFRLSEAASVRGRVVGRGARTVRRLRVEGRSGSNSVRIRGRGLRRGLYTVVLVASDEAGNASSEARVRLRVL